A DNA window from Streptomyces bacillaris contains the following coding sequences:
- a CDS encoding SDR family NAD(P)-dependent oxidoreductase has product MNALDLFRLDGARALVTGGSRGIGRAVAEALADAGCDLAVTARTLPALDATVRAVAERGRKAVALDGDLAEPGVAAALVDRAAAALGGLDVVVHNAGTLPAAEDGSPLLVPLQHAEQRDWETVVSVNLNATAAVCRAAHPYLVESERASLVLMSSIAGIVGTPMMEAYAATKAAQLSLARSLAVGWARSGVRVNALCPGWTRTDMTAFASEAGALSEWLTSHVPLGRWATVDEVVGATLFLASPASSFVTGHALVVDGGLAVPDGGLAGHPKPPSPFAATG; this is encoded by the coding sequence ATGAACGCTCTCGACCTCTTCCGCCTGGACGGCGCCCGCGCCCTGGTCACCGGCGGCTCCCGGGGCATCGGCCGGGCCGTCGCCGAGGCCCTCGCCGACGCCGGGTGCGACCTCGCCGTGACCGCCCGGACCCTGCCCGCGCTGGACGCCACCGTACGGGCGGTGGCGGAGCGGGGCCGCAAGGCCGTGGCGCTCGACGGGGACCTGGCGGAGCCGGGGGTGGCGGCGGCGCTCGTCGACCGGGCCGCCGCCGCGCTCGGCGGGCTCGACGTCGTCGTGCACAACGCGGGGACCCTGCCCGCCGCCGAGGACGGCAGCCCGCTGCTGGTGCCGCTCCAGCACGCCGAGCAGCGGGACTGGGAGACCGTCGTCTCGGTCAACCTCAACGCCACGGCCGCCGTCTGCCGGGCCGCCCACCCGTATCTGGTGGAGTCGGAGCGGGCCAGCCTGGTGCTGATGTCGTCGATCGCCGGGATCGTCGGCACCCCGATGATGGAGGCGTACGCGGCCACGAAGGCGGCCCAGTTGTCGCTGGCGCGGAGTCTGGCGGTCGGCTGGGCCCGGAGCGGGGTGCGGGTCAACGCGCTCTGCCCGGGGTGGACGCGTACGGACATGACCGCCTTCGCCAGCGAGGCCGGTGCCCTGTCGGAGTGGCTCACCAGCCATGTGCCGCTGGGGCGTTGGGCCACGGTGGACGAGGTGGTCGGGGCGACGCTCTTCCTCGCCTCCCCCGCCTCCTCGTTCGTCACCGGGCACGCGCTGGTCGTCGACGGTGGTCTTGCCGTACCCGACGGTGGGCTGGCCGGGCACCCGAAGCCGCCCTCCCCCTTCGCGGCCACGGGCTGA
- a CDS encoding beta-ketoacyl-[acyl-carrier-protein] synthase family protein yields the protein MSDDIAVTGIGLVTPGGTGTEATWETVCAGRATARVDPVLTEAGAPVRLACRVAPPAEEGVRGRLWRFDPATRFLLTAAREALASAGLEPGRWDPGRVAVVVGTAAGGVATLEAQHRKLLASGPRALSPMTLPAFLPNMAAGQLALELGATGPALQTSSACASGATAIITAALLLRAGVCDVAVAGGTDAMVTPLCASAFAKLGALSRREDGPGGASRPFDRDRDGFVLGEGCGVLVLERTAHATARTARPLAFLAGFGATGDAHHATAPHPEGAGLRAATALALAGAGHRPGEVDHINAHGTSTALNDAVEATAIRELYGTGLQVPSVTSAKGVLGHTMGAAGAIEAALTVLTVVRGTVPPTAGFTAPDAATAGIDLVHGAARPQRVRLALSHSLGFGGHNTVLAFTTV from the coding sequence GTGAGCGACGACATCGCCGTCACCGGCATCGGGCTGGTGACACCCGGCGGCACCGGCACCGAGGCCACCTGGGAGACGGTGTGCGCCGGGCGGGCGACCGCGCGCGTCGACCCCGTACTGACGGAAGCGGGTGCGCCGGTGCGGCTCGCCTGCCGGGTGGCGCCTCCGGCGGAGGAAGGGGTGCGGGGGCGGCTCTGGCGGTTCGACCCCGCCACCCGGTTCCTGCTCACCGCCGCCCGCGAGGCCCTCGCCTCCGCAGGGCTGGAGCCGGGGCGGTGGGACCCCGGGCGGGTCGCGGTGGTCGTGGGCACGGCGGCGGGCGGGGTCGCCACGCTGGAGGCGCAGCACCGCAAGCTGCTCGCCTCCGGCCCCCGCGCGCTCTCCCCGATGACGCTCCCGGCCTTCCTGCCGAACATGGCCGCCGGTCAGCTCGCCCTCGAACTCGGCGCCACCGGGCCCGCGTTGCAGACCTCCAGCGCCTGCGCCTCGGGGGCGACGGCGATCATCACGGCGGCTCTGCTGTTACGGGCCGGGGTGTGCGATGTCGCCGTGGCGGGCGGTACGGATGCCATGGTCACGCCCCTGTGCGCCTCGGCCTTCGCCAAGCTGGGCGCGCTGTCGCGGCGGGAGGACGGTCCGGGCGGGGCCTCACGCCCGTTCGACCGGGACCGGGACGGGTTCGTGCTGGGCGAGGGGTGCGGGGTGCTCGTCCTGGAACGCACCGCCCACGCCACCGCCCGTACGGCCCGGCCCCTGGCGTTCCTGGCCGGGTTCGGGGCCACCGGCGACGCCCACCACGCCACCGCCCCGCACCCCGAAGGCGCCGGGCTGCGGGCGGCGACGGCCCTGGCGCTGGCCGGGGCGGGCCACAGGCCGGGCGAGGTCGATCACATCAACGCGCACGGCACCTCCACCGCGCTCAACGACGCGGTGGAGGCCACGGCGATCCGCGAGCTGTACGGGACAGGTCTCCAAGTCCCCTCGGTCACCTCGGCCAAAGGGGTCCTCGGGCACACCATGGGCGCGGCCGGGGCGATCGAGGCGGCGCTCACCGTGCTGACCGTCGTCCGCGGGACCGTACCGCCCACCGCCGGGTTCACGGCCCCCGACGCCGCCACGGCGGGTATCGACCTCGTCCACGGGGCCGCCCGTCCGCAGCGCGTGCGCCTCGCGCTCAGCCACTCGCTCGGCTTCGGCGGGCACAACACGGTGCTGGCGTTCACGACCGTCTGA
- a CDS encoding 3-oxoacyl-ACP synthase III family protein, producing MTAVRRIGVLGLGTHLPAGVRDNEEVARDAGVTAQWIGERTGVLTRHVAGPDEAASDLAAHAVRSAVEAAGVGIADVGLLVCATSTPDELGPSTACRVQALVGAHRAVALDVGAACSGWLFAAKVAYDWLRGSERDGYAVVVGVEAYSKFLDPTDRGTSVLFADGAAATVLGPVAEGHGFADFRLGSDGTQAGLVLIPGGGSRLPAAPATLAAGSHRIHMDGRSVSRFIVDVLPRLITEALDRAGLGVADIACFVCHQPNPVLLRRLGGELGIPPERLVVVGDEVGNIGAASAAYALAAAAARHGLRPGDRVLLTVFGAGMTWGSALLTWSGADALMPVPTAAADRSVPRPRTPERNLS from the coding sequence GGAAGTGGCCCGGGACGCCGGGGTGACCGCCCAGTGGATCGGGGAGCGTACCGGCGTCCTGACCCGCCATGTCGCCGGACCCGACGAGGCGGCCTCCGACCTCGCCGCCCACGCCGTCCGCTCGGCGGTCGAGGCGGCGGGTGTCGGGATCGCGGACGTCGGGCTGCTGGTCTGCGCCACCTCCACCCCCGACGAGCTGGGACCCTCCACCGCCTGCCGGGTCCAGGCCCTCGTCGGCGCCCACCGGGCCGTCGCCCTGGACGTCGGCGCGGCCTGCTCGGGCTGGCTCTTCGCCGCCAAGGTGGCGTACGACTGGCTGCGCGGGTCCGAGCGGGACGGCTACGCGGTGGTCGTCGGCGTGGAGGCGTACTCGAAGTTCCTCGACCCCACCGACCGGGGCACCTCCGTCCTCTTCGCCGACGGGGCGGCGGCCACCGTCCTGGGGCCGGTGGCCGAGGGGCACGGGTTCGCGGACTTCCGGCTCGGCTCCGACGGGACGCAGGCCGGGCTCGTCCTGATCCCCGGCGGCGGCAGCCGGCTGCCCGCCGCCCCGGCCACGCTCGCCGCCGGGAGCCATCGCATCCACATGGACGGGCGGAGCGTCAGCCGGTTCATCGTCGACGTGCTGCCCCGGCTGATCACCGAGGCCCTGGACCGGGCCGGGCTCGGCGTGGCGGACATCGCGTGCTTCGTCTGCCACCAGCCCAACCCCGTACTGCTGCGGCGGCTCGGCGGCGAACTCGGCATCCCGCCGGAGCGGTTGGTCGTCGTCGGTGACGAGGTCGGCAACATCGGGGCGGCCAGCGCCGCCTACGCGCTCGCCGCCGCCGCTGCCCGGCACGGACTGCGCCCCGGGGACCGGGTGCTGCTCACCGTCTTCGGCGCCGGGATGACCTGGGGCAGCGCCCTCCTCACCTGGAGCGGGGCCGACGCCCTGATGCCCGTACCGACCGCCGCCGCCGACCGCTCCGTACCCCGACCCCGTACGCCGGAAAGGAACCTGTCATGA
- a CDS encoding beta-ketoacyl-ACP synthase III, giving the protein MRTHENPAVPPAVTPTAVISGIGSCLPPRVVDNDAVIARGALLTDPGWIRARTGIERRRHVSPGTSTGDLAVGAGRAALASAGGVRPDLVLLATSTPDHPCPATAPEVAHRLGLGTVGAFDVSAVCSGFLYALSVAAGLVRGGVCAAPLVIAAETYTAIVDPADRTTAPIFGDGAGAVLLRPGGRDEPGAVHATDLGSDGAGRAAITIPGGGARHPRRLPPPGPDAHFFHMEGRAVYAHAVRRMTRSSEAVLRRAGWGAPSVRAFIGHQANQRILDSVGDRLGIAPAHRYGNIRELGNTAAASVPLVLADPAVHRAVVPGERTLLTAFGGGFTWASTALTWPDVTPLAEEPDAGQPTEHSATGPPTAEPDAAPASTSTSPAAASPVFVPSSPL; this is encoded by the coding sequence ATGCGGACCCACGAGAACCCCGCCGTTCCTCCCGCCGTCACCCCCACCGCCGTCATCTCCGGCATCGGCTCCTGCCTCCCGCCGCGCGTGGTCGACAACGACGCCGTCATCGCGCGCGGCGCCCTGCTCACCGACCCCGGCTGGATCCGGGCCCGTACCGGCATCGAGCGCCGCCGCCACGTCTCCCCCGGCACCAGCACCGGCGACCTGGCGGTCGGCGCGGGCCGGGCGGCGCTCGCCTCCGCCGGGGGCGTCCGCCCGGACCTCGTCCTGCTCGCCACCTCCACGCCCGACCACCCGTGCCCGGCCACCGCCCCGGAGGTGGCCCACCGGCTCGGGCTCGGGACGGTGGGCGCGTTCGACGTGTCGGCGGTCTGCTCGGGGTTCCTGTACGCCCTGTCCGTCGCGGCGGGGCTCGTACGCGGTGGGGTCTGCGCCGCGCCCCTGGTCATCGCGGCCGAGACCTACACCGCGATCGTCGACCCCGCCGACCGGACCACCGCCCCGATCTTCGGTGACGGGGCCGGGGCCGTGCTCCTGCGGCCCGGCGGGCGGGACGAGCCCGGGGCCGTCCACGCCACCGACCTCGGCTCGGACGGCGCGGGCCGGGCCGCGATCACGATCCCGGGCGGCGGTGCCCGACACCCACGCCGGCTGCCGCCGCCCGGCCCGGACGCGCACTTCTTCCACATGGAGGGCCGTGCCGTCTACGCCCACGCCGTACGCCGGATGACCCGGTCCTCCGAGGCCGTGCTGCGGCGGGCGGGCTGGGGAGCCCCTTCCGTACGGGCGTTCATCGGCCACCAGGCCAACCAGCGGATCCTGGACTCGGTCGGTGACCGGCTGGGCATCGCGCCCGCCCACCGGTACGGCAACATCCGCGAGCTGGGCAACACCGCCGCCGCCTCCGTCCCCCTGGTGCTGGCCGACCCGGCCGTGCACCGGGCGGTGGTGCCCGGCGAGCGCACCCTGCTCACTGCGTTCGGCGGTGGCTTCACCTGGGCGTCCACCGCCCTGACCTGGCCCGACGTCACGCCACTGGCCGAGGAACCGGATGCCGGACAACCGACGGAGCACTCGGCCACCGGACCGCCGACCGCGGAGCCGGACGCCGCCCCTGCCTCCACCTCGACCTCCCCCGCTGCCGCTTCCCCCGTCTTCGTACCGTCATCACCCCTGTGA
- a CDS encoding phosphopantetheine-binding protein: MEHVYTHLVTLLTDKFEVAADLIRPDATLGDLELDSLAVVELYVTLQEEWGVPLDDSEATAELTVDEVARSVTALLDSATAASTAASTTASTANGTP; encoded by the coding sequence ATGGAACACGTCTACACCCACCTCGTGACCCTGCTCACCGACAAGTTCGAGGTCGCCGCCGATCTCATACGCCCCGACGCCACCCTCGGTGACCTGGAGCTGGACTCCCTGGCCGTCGTGGAGCTGTACGTCACCCTCCAGGAGGAGTGGGGCGTTCCGCTCGACGACTCCGAGGCCACCGCCGAGCTGACCGTGGACGAGGTGGCCCGCTCGGTGACGGCTCTGCTCGATTCGGCCACAGCCGCGAGCACGGCCGCGAGCACAACGGCGAGCACGGCGAACGGCACACCGTGA